The DNA segment TGCACGCTGTAATCGACCGTCAAAAAATTCACGGTATTCACTTCCGCGTTTTAGCTAAATGTTTGCGGATGTCTGGTGGCGACCACCTCCACTCAGGTACTGTTGTAGGTAAACTTGAAGGCGAACGCAACATTACTCTAGGTTTCGTCGATCAAATGCGTGAAGACTATGTAGAAGAAGACCGTTCTCGCGGTAACTTCTTTACTCAGGACTGGGCTTCAATGCCTGGTACCATGCCCGTTGCTTCTGGTGGTATTCACGTTTGGCACATGCCAGCTTTAGTCGATATTTTTGGTGACGACTCCTGCTTGCAGTTTGGTGGTGGTACTCTGGGACACCCCTGGGGTAACGCACCTGGTGCAACTGCCAACCGTGTAGCTTTAGAAGCTTGTATCCAAGCTCGTAACGAAGGACGTTCTCTCGCTCGTGAAGGTGGTGACGTAATCCGTGAAGCTTGTCGTTGGTCTCCAGAATTGGCTGCTGCCTGCGAAATCTGGAAAGAAATCAAGTTTGAGTATGAAGCTGTAGATACTCTCTAGATTGTTATTAGCAAACAGTAAATTGCTAAGTCTGGGATAGAAGATAAAAGTAAATTAGCTTGAGTCTGAAAGTTCCAGACTACCAACAACAAAACCAAATGCAACCAAAAGACATTGCCAAAGAGACGGCGAAAGTTTTGCAGAGTTACCTGACTTACCAGGCGGTAAAAGTAATCATCGAGCAGCTAAACGAAACTAACCCTGGTGCTGCTATTTGGCTGCGGCAATTTTCTTCGGGAAACAAGCTTCAAAATGGCGAAGCCTATTTAGAAGAAATTATGTCTCAACCGAGGGGTAAAGAGTTCGCTTTAAGGATTATGACCGTTCGTGAAAGTATTGCCGAGCAAACTTTGGAATTTTTACCAGAGATGGTGGCTACAGGAATTATGCAGGCAAACTTATTGCACCGCCGTCATCTTTTGGAACGTCTTACTCAAACAGAAGCTGAAGCATCTCAGTCTACTGAAAATAGTTTGGATTCAATAGAGCCAAAAGAATCTTCTGAGTGAAATATAGCTATACACAATAGAAATCATGAAAACATTACCAAAAGATAAACGTTACGAAACTCTTTCGTTTTTGCCTCCTCTAACCGACCAGCAAATTATCAAGCAAATTGACTACATGCTAGATCAAGGCTTTATTCCTGCGGTCGAATTTGAAAAAAATCCCTCTCCTAGTTTGCACCATTGGACTTTATGGAAACTACCTTTGTTCGACGCTAACAGCCCCCAAGACGTACTTACAGAAGTTCGCGAATGTCGTTCGGAATATTCTGACTGTTACATCCGCGTTGTAGGTTTTGACAACATTAAGCAGTGTCAAACTGTTAGCTTTATCGTTTACAAGCCCAACTCTAACCGCTACTAAGCAAATACCTGGCGATTAGCGGCAATTAAAAAATAACTAGAGGTAATGCGAATAAACATTATTCGTACTACCTCTTAATTTTTTTATGCACATGACTAATCTACTAACCAAAATAATTTGCTGTCATAATTGCTTCTAAAGTAACGAAGTTATCTTCAGTAATTAAAAACTCTCGTTCCATACTGGCGATCGCATCTGATGCTCTTAAATGTTGCTAAATAGTTGAGGTTTGTTTAAATTAAAAATTACTATGGCACAGCAACGTATTTTAATTTGGCATCGCAATGATTTGCGACTTCACGACCGCAAAACTCTAAACAAAGCTTTACAAACAGAAGCATTAA comes from the Myxosarcina sp. GI1 genome and includes:
- a CDS encoding chaperonin family protein RbcX, with amino-acid sequence MQPKDIAKETAKVLQSYLTYQAVKVIIEQLNETNPGAAIWLRQFSSGNKLQNGEAYLEEIMSQPRGKEFALRIMTVRESIAEQTLEFLPEMVATGIMQANLLHRRHLLERLTQTEAEASQSTENSLDSIEPKESSE
- a CDS encoding ribulose bisphosphate carboxylase small subunit, which gives rise to MKTLPKDKRYETLSFLPPLTDQQIIKQIDYMLDQGFIPAVEFEKNPSPSLHHWTLWKLPLFDANSPQDVLTEVRECRSEYSDCYIRVVGFDNIKQCQTVSFIVYKPNSNRY